In Leifsonia sp. ZF2019, a genomic segment contains:
- a CDS encoding PH-like domain-containing protein — protein sequence MDKLLPTVGVAVVLVVVLLLALWGWRRRVRRDASAGGGHPVPAQLGAPTAAADVLYVATTKAGEQLERLALPGLAYRGKGTLSVSPEGVAIRVAGEQPVFVPASTLTGVGAATFTIDRVVERDGLLRFGWMTSGGIPADSYFRVVDPAGRDTVTAAIEDILPGATPTGSTTGGNGPEDQEV from the coding sequence GTGGATAAGCTCCTCCCCACCGTGGGCGTCGCGGTCGTCCTGGTCGTCGTCCTGCTGCTCGCGCTCTGGGGCTGGCGACGACGGGTGCGGCGCGACGCGTCTGCGGGCGGCGGCCATCCGGTCCCCGCCCAGCTCGGTGCGCCGACCGCCGCGGCCGATGTGCTCTACGTCGCGACCACCAAGGCGGGGGAGCAGCTCGAGCGGCTCGCCCTCCCGGGTCTGGCCTACCGCGGGAAGGGGACCCTGAGCGTCTCGCCCGAGGGGGTCGCGATCCGGGTCGCGGGCGAGCAGCCCGTCTTCGTGCCGGCCTCGACGCTCACCGGCGTCGGCGCGGCTACCTTCACCATCGACCGGGTGGTGGAGCGGGACGGCCTGCTCCGGTTCGGATGGATGACCAGCGGCGGGATCCCCGCCGACAGCTACTTCCGGGTCGTCGACCCGGCCGGCCGCGACACGGTGACAGCGGCCATCGAAGACATCCTCCCCGGCGCGACGCCGACGGGGAGCACGACGGGCGGAAACGGCCCGGAAGATCAGGAGGTGTGA